The genomic DNA TTCACCACGCAGCTCGTGGGCCTGTACCTGCTGGCGGTGAAGCTCGGCCGCGCGCGGGGCACGCTCAGCGTCAAGGCGGCCCAGGAGCACCTGACGTCCATCACCGAGATTCCGAAGATGATCGAGGACGTGCTCAAGTGCGAGGCCTCGGTCAAGCGCGTGGCGCGCGACTTCATGGGCGCCCAGGACTTCCTCTTCCTCGGCCGCGGGCCCATGCACCCGGTGGCGCTCGAGGGCGCGCTCAAGCTCAAGGAGATCTCCTACATCCACGCCGAGGGCTACGCCGGTGGCGAGATGAAGCACGGCCCCATCGCCCTCATCGACGAGAAGATGCCGGTGGTGGTGATCGCTCCGAAGCAGCCGCACGTGGCCTACGAGAAGATCATCGGCAACATCGAGGAGGTGCGTGCGCGCGGCGGCAAGGTCATCGCCATCATCGACGAGGACGACACGCACGTGGCCACGATCGCCGACCACGTCATCCGCATCCCCGCCGCCACCGCGCTGCTGGCGCCCGTGGTGGCGACGATTCCCCTGCAACTGCTCGCCTACCATGTGGCGGACCTGCGCGGGAACGACGTGGACCAGCCGCGCAACCTCGCCAAGAGCGTGACGGTGGAGTAGCGCCGCGCTCCGTCCGCCTCCGCGTGACGGCGCATGCGCCCGGGTGCCTCTTCGCACGAGGCCCCGGGCGTTGTCCGTTCAGGGCACCAAGCCCAGCTCCCGCCGCAGGCCCGTGACATCCATCCGCTCCCCGGCGGGCAGACGTGCTTCCCGGTTCTCCACCTCCTTGAGCATCGCATCCACCTCGCGGCGGCCAGCCGCGGTGCCCACCGCCTGACGAGGGCTCCTGCCCTGGAGCGCTGGCAGCTTCGTATCTAGCCAGGCCGCGTAGTGCCGCGCCTTCATGTCACGTGCGACCTCCTGCATCTCGGGTGTGGGGGGCTCCTCCGGGGGCGGACGGGGGCCTTCGCGCAGCTTCGAGGGCTCCGTCTCCTCCCGGGACTGATGGGTGATGAGTCCCTGGCAGGCGGCTTCCACCCGGCGGCGCAGGGCATCCGCCCGCCTCACTGAATTGGTCTCCAGCCGCATGGTCGTCGCCTGGAGCCTCGCCCGGCCGATGACGGTGTTCTGCCAGGAGGCGTGCATCGCATTGCCCTTCTTCAAGAAAGTGCACTGCTCCTCTTCTCCCTCGGCTTCGTCCCACTCGGCTCCCTTGAGGGCCGCGAGTCGCTTCATCACGCCGGGCCGGGCTTCTGGTGCGAACGTGTAATGGTCCTCCACGAGGATGAAGGGGTCGCCGTCCGTATTGGTCAGCCGTGGCTCCAGCCGCGCCCGCTCCTCGAGGAACTCCACTTCCCCCCGCCAGAGCAGCACGAGCCCCAGCGTCGTGTCCTCCTCCATGAGCCTCTTCCGGGACACCATCCGGTTTCCGTGGACCCGCAGCTCCCGACGCACCGTCTTCACGACCTCATGGGCGGCCAGGGGCGGCAATGGATAGGGGTACAGTCCACAGAACACCGTGACTCCCGCGGATTCCGCCACGCGTCCAAGCACCGCGTCTCGCGGATGCAATTGCTGGGAGCCGAGCACTTCCTGGACGAAGTGCTCCTCCTGTCCCAGCAGATCTCTTACCCGGAGGCCTACCCCGGGCTGAACCTCCAGCACCTCCCAGAGGGTGAGGACAACGGCTCGTTGGCCTCGCAACCACTCGACGTCCTCCTGGGACAGGCTCGTGCCGTGCTCCTCGAGGAACCACTCCCGGACGGGTCGGCCCTCTACGTCCCAGTGGTTCACCACCCAGGGCATGAAGAGTTGCAGATGCGCCTGATGGGGTTGGGTCTCGGCACCGTCGAAGTAGGCGTCGGCCGCCACTTGGAGCCAGGCCGGGCCCCAGCGGGCATGGGCGTAGCGCACCATCTCGTTCACCAGTCGCTCGTCCCGCTGATGCAGGGGGGCACCCGGTGACGATGGGCTCATGAGCGGCGGCCGCTTTCCGCCACAACACTTCTTGGACTTCTGCCCGCTTCCACATGGACATGGCTCGTTGCGTCCCGTGCCGCTCATAGCTCCTCCCGATACCACCTTGAAAGTAGTGGTCATGAGGTGATTCTAGAAGTCGGGTCGGGCGAGCGTGAGTCCTATCTCCTGGATGGGGAGCGAGCGTCCGGGGGCATCCGCCGGTCTTGCGTTGTGGCATCCGCCATGAGACGCCACGCCGCGCCATGACTTCGCCCTCTCTCTTGACTCACCCGGGACGTCCATGAACGCGCAACCCCGGAAGGTTGCCGATGGCTTCGCCTTGCAACTGATGATCGTGCTCTGCCTCGTCTGGGGCGTTCAGCAGGCATTGATCAAGCTGGCGGCCCCGGATATCGCCCCGATCATGCAGGCGGTTGGCCGCTCGGGCATCGCCTCCGTGCTGGTCGGTCTGCTGATGTGTTGGCGCGGCGGGTGGGAAGGGCTGCGCCAGGGAACACTGCCCGCCGGGATGCTGGCGGGCGCCTTGTTCGCCCTGGAGTTCCTGATGATCGCCCAGGGCTTGAAGTACACCTCCGCCTCGCACATGGCGGTGTTCCTCTATACCGCGCCCATCTTCTCCGCCCTCGGTCTGCACCTGATGGTGCCGAGCGAGCGCCTGCGGCCACTGCAATGGCTGGGGATCGGCATCTGCTTCACCGGGATCGCGCTGGCCTTCGGTGGTGGCATGAGCTTCGCCGCCGTGGATGGCCGCATGCTGCTCGGTGACACCCTGGGAGTCCTGGCTGGCATGGCCTGGGGCTTCACCACGGTCGTGGTGCGCACCTCCCGGCTGTCCGAGGCACCGCCGACCCTGACGCTGTTCTACCAATTGTTCGCGGCGACGCTCCTGCTGCTGGTGGTGGCCGTGGTGATGGGCGAGGCCGGGCAGGTGCACCTGACCCCCCTGGGCGTGGGCAGCGTGCTGTTCCAGGGCGTGGTGGTGTCGTTCGCCAGCTACTTCACCTGGTTCTGGCTGCTGCGCCGTTACCTGGCGTCCAATCTCGCGGTGCTCTCCTTCATGACCCCGCTGTTCGGCGTCACCTTCGGCGTCCTGCTGCTGAAGGAGCCGTTGAGCCTCGACTTCATCGGTGGCGCGGTGCTGGTGCTGCTCGGCATCACCTTGGTGAGCAGCGAGCCGTGGGTGCGCCGGGTGTTGAGCCGCTGAGTCGGGCTCGGAGCCGTGGGGGAGGGCTCAGACGAGCGTGACCGTCACGGTGGACGTCTCGCCTGGCAGGATGGTCACGATCTCCTCCGAGGAGACACGTTTGCCGTCGCGCTGGGCGCTCACCCGGAGCACGTGCTGGCCGGGGGCCACATGGGGAAAGGCCTTGGTGGCGCCGTGGTGGGTCTCGATGGAGGCGTCGCCCAACTGGAGCTCGCACTGGTGTGATTCCAACTGGTCGAATCCGGCGATCTGCACCTTGAGCGAGCCCTGACGGGCCATCAGGGAGTGACCGAAATCGGCCATGGACGTGCGCTGGGCGACGGCGGACTTCTCGAAGTCCTGGAGGGCGCCCGAGAAGCGGACCACCCACTCCAGGGTCTCTTCCTTGATGACCTGGTTGATGGAGAGGCGTGCGTTGTAGAGCAGGTTGAGATCCGCGGTGAGGCGGTCGCTCTTGGTTCCGCCGCCGAGCCGGGCCTCGAGCGCGCGGCGCGTCCAGTTGAACTGGAGCAGTTCCCGTTGCGCCTGCAGGTTGAGCATGGCGGTGACGTAGCGCATCCAACTGGAGGAGTAGCCGAAGAGCCGGTCCATCCCGATGCAGCCCGCGCCGAGCGCGGCGAGGATGGAGGCGATGGGCACCCAGCGCTCGGGCTTCCAGCTGTCGGGGAGCATGGACACGGCGATGGGGACGACGGAGGCGACGCCCGCGAGGGAGATGGCGAGGCCTCGCAGGAGGGAGGCGAGGCGCTTGTTGTGGTTCTTGTGCCAGTCGTACCAGCGGATCGTCTCCTCCAGCTTGGCCATCACCTCGTCGTAGAGGATCTGCAGATCCTCATCCTGCTGAGGCTGCCGGACCGCGGAGAGTTTGAGGGGCTGGAGGTTCTTGGGCGGCTTCTCGGCCGGGGGCTTCGCCATGTCTCCCCGAGTCTACCTGTTCAGGCGCCAGGTGGCGTCGAGGCCAGGGGAGGCACCGCCGTGGGGCGGCCGTGGGCATCCAGGGCCACGAAGACGAACCGCCCCCGGGTGCCGAGCTGCCGGTCCCCCGTGAGCAGGTCCTCCGCGTAGAGGTCCACCTCCACCGTCATCGACGTGCGGCCCGTGGCGACGATGCGGGTGTACAGCTCCACGAGTTGGCCCTGACGCACCGGCACGTGGAAGTCCACCTTCTCGCTGCTCGCCGTCACCACGTTGCGCCGGGCGTACCGCGAGGCGACCACGAAGGCCGCCTTGTCCATCAGCGCGAGTGCCTGGCCGCCGAACAGCGTCCCGTAGTGGTTCGTCTGCTCCGGGAACACCATTTCGACCAGCCGGGCCTCGGTGATGCTGCCCGGCTCCAGCTTCTCAGAAGGCGGCATCGAACGTGACCTCGCCCTCGACGCCCACCTGGTAGGCCGAGACGCGGCGCTCGAAGAAGTTCGCCAGCTCCTGCACGTCCTGCAGGTCCATGAAGCCAAACGGATTCTTGGCCCCGTAGCGCTTGGGCAGCTCCAGCATGACGAGCCGCTGATCCGCGACGAACTCCAGGTACTGCCGCATCTCCTTCACGGACAGGCCCGCGACGCCTCCCTGGAGCAGGTCCTCGGCGAAGCGCAGCTCGCACTCCACCGCCTCCTCCATCATGGTGACGACCTCGCGCTCCATCCGCGCGTCGAAGAGGTCCGGCTCCTCGCGGCGCACCGTCTTCACCACGTCGAAGGCGAAGGCCATGTGCGCGCTCTCGTCGCGGAACACCCAGTTGGTCCCCGCAGCCAGGCCGTGGAGCAGCCCGCGCGAGCGCAGGAAGTACACGTAGGCGAAGGCCGCGAAGAAGAACAGGCCCTCGATGCAGGCGGCGAAGCAGATGAGGTTGAGCAGGAAGCGCCGACGGTGCTCGCGCGTGTCCAGCCGATCCAGCTCGTGCACCGAGTCCATCCACTTGAAGCAGAACGCCGCCTTCTGGCGGATGCTCGGGATGTTGTCGATCGCCGCGAAGGCCTTGGCGCGCTCGGCGGGGTCCGGCACGTACGTGTCGAGCAGTGTGAGGTAGAACTGCACGTGCAGCGCCTCCTCGTAGAGCTGGCGCGACAGGTACATGCGGGCTTCGGGCGAGTTCACGTGCTTGTACAGGTTGAGCACGAGGTTGTTCGACACGATGGAGTCGCCCGTGGCGAAGAAGGCGACGAGCCGTTGGATGAGGTGGCGGTCCGCGGGCGACATCTTCGAGCGCAAGTCACCCACGTCCGTGGAGAAGTCCACCTCCTCCACGGTCCACGTGTTCTTGATGGCGTTGCGGTACATCTCGAAGAACGCGGGGTACTGCATGGGGCGCAACGTGAGGTTGAGCCCCGGGTCCAGCAGGCGCGGGCCCACCTTGGGCGTGGCGTGGGACAGGGTATTCACTGGCAGGCCTCGCAGCTCTCGGGGTTCTCCAGGGAGCAGGCCAGGGCCTGTTCCTCGGTGGGCGTCGGCTTCGCCTCGCGGGGCACCTCCACCGTGGCCTTGGCGATGCGCGTGGCCGGGCGCGAGCGCAGGTAGTAGGTGGTCTTCAGGCCCTTCTTCCAGGCGTACATGTACATGGAGCTGAGCTGCCCGATGTTGGGCGCCTCCATGAACAGGTTGAGCGACTGGCTCTGATCGATGAAGGCGCCGCGATCGGCCGCCATGTCCACGAGCGAGCGCATGGGCAGCTCCCACGCGGTGCGGTAGACGGCCCTCAGCTCGGCGGGGATCTCCGTGATGCCCTGGATGGAGCCTTCCGCGAGCTTGATGCGGGTGCGCATCTCCTCGTTCCACAGCCCGAGCTTCTTGAGCTCCTCGACCAGGTAGCGGTTGACCTGGAGGAAGTCACCCGAGAGCGTCTCGCGCTTGAAGAGGTTGGACACCTGGGGCTCGATGCACTCGTAGCAGCCCGCGATGGACGCGATGGTCGCCGTGGGGGCGATCGCGATGAGCAGCGAGTTGCGCAGGCCGCCCGTCTTGATGCGCTCGCGCAGCGCGTTCCAGCGCGCGGTGTCCTCGGGGGTGATGCCCCAGGCGTCGAACTGCAGCTCCCCGCGCGCGGCGCGCGTCTCCGCGAAGGCCGGGTGGGCGCCATGCTCGGCCGCCAGCTCCGCCGAGGCGCTGAGGGCGTGGAAGTAGATCTCCTCGGACACCTTGCGCGAGAGCGCGCGGGCCTCGGCGGAGTCGAAGGGCAGGCGCATCTGGAAGAACACGTCCTGCAGGCCCATGATGCCCAGGCCCACGGGGCGCCAGCGCAGGTTGGAGCCCTGGGCGGTGGAGATGGGGTAGTAGTTCAGGTCGATGACCCGATCGAGCTGCCGCACCGCGGTGCGCGCCGTCTGGCCCAGCTTCTCCCAGTCGAACGTCACCTGGCCCGCGTCATCCGTGAGCGTGTGGCGCGCGAGGTTGATGGAGCCCAGGTTGCAGACGGCCGTCTCCTGGTGGCTCGTCACCTCGAGGATCTCCGTGCACAGGTTGGACAGGTGCACGACGCGGCCGGGCAGCGCGGTCTGGTTGCAGGCCTTGTTCGACTTGTCCTTGAACGTCATCCACCCGTTGCCCGTCTGGGCGAGCGTCCGCATCATGCGCGCGTAGACCTCGCGCGCCTTGAGCGACCGGGTGGCGAGCCCCTGGGCCTCGGCCTGGAGGTAGGCGCGCTCGAAGTCCTCGCCGTACAGGTCCGTCAGGTGGGGGACGGCCTTGGGGTCGAACAGGGACCAGGGGGCGTCCGCCTCCACGCGCTTCATGAAGAGGTCCGGCACCCAGTTGGCCAGGTTCAGGTTGTGGGTGCGGCGGGCCTCGTCACCGGTGTTGTCACGCAGCTCGAGGAACTCCTCCAGGTCCGCGTGCCACGTCTCCAGGTACACGCAGCACGCGCCCTTGCGCTTGCCGCCCTGGTTCACCGCCGCCACGGACGCGTCCAGCGTCTTGAGCCACGGGACGATGCCGTTGCTGTGACCGTTGGTGCTGGTGATGAGCGAGCCGCGCGAGCGCACGCGGTGGTACGCCAGCCCGATGCCGCCCGAGAACTTCGAGAGCATGGCCACGTCGGTGTAGCTCTTGTAGATGGCGCCGAGGTCGTCCTCGGGCGAGTCGAGCAGGAAGCACGAGGAGAGCTGTTCGTGCTGGGTGCCCGAGTTGAAGAGGGTGGGGGAGCTGGGCACGTACTCGAGCAGCGAGAAGCGCCGGTAGAGCTCCAGGGCCTCGGCCACGGTCTCTCCGAGCGCCACCGCGATGCGCATGAAGAAGTGCTGGGGCGTCTCCAGCACCGCGCGCGTGGTGGGGTGCTTGAGCAGGTAGCGGTCGTAGACGGTGCGCAGGCCGAAGTACTCGAAGAGGCGGTTGCGCGTGGGGTCGATGGCGTCGTTGAGCTTGCGCGCGTTGGTGGCGACGAGCTGGGCGACGCGCTCGTTGACCAGGCCCAGGCGGTGCCCGGCGGCGATGGACTGCGAGAAGGAGTGCACTTCCTGTCCCGACAGCTCCTTGTCGATGTACGTGGCGAGCAGCCGCGCGGCCAGCTTCGCGTACTCGGGCTCCTCCAGCGTGAGCGAGGCGGCGGTCTGGATGGAGAGCTGATCCAGCTCCTGCGTGGACGCTCCATCATAGAGACCGGCGATCGTCTTGGTGGCCACGCGGATGGCGTCCACCTGCCGCAGGCCGTCACAGCAGCGGCTGATGGCGCGGACGATCTTGTTCAGGTCCGCGACCTCGAGCGTCCCATTGCGCTTGCGCACCCGCATGGTGGTGGGCGTGGGAGGCGGGGACGACGGGGGCTGGATGTGGCTCGTGTTCAACATGGTGCTGCGTTCCTCCTTCGCGACCGCGTGAAACTCGAGGAGGAGCGGGGGGCGCCCGGGTGCATGCGTGAGCCCTTGGGAGGGCTCGCCCGGACGACCTCGCGCCCCCTCGGGCGGCTGGAGCACGACGCGAGAGCACGACAAGACCGGGACGCACGCGGAGCCCCGCGGCGTATCGGAC from Melittangium boletus DSM 14713 includes the following:
- a CDS encoding ribonucleotide-diphosphate reductase subunit beta — translated: MNTLSHATPKVGPRLLDPGLNLTLRPMQYPAFFEMYRNAIKNTWTVEEVDFSTDVGDLRSKMSPADRHLIQRLVAFFATGDSIVSNNLVLNLYKHVNSPEARMYLSRQLYEEALHVQFYLTLLDTYVPDPAERAKAFAAIDNIPSIRQKAAFCFKWMDSVHELDRLDTREHRRRFLLNLICFAACIEGLFFFAAFAYVYFLRSRGLLHGLAAGTNWVFRDESAHMAFAFDVVKTVRREEPDLFDARMEREVVTMMEEAVECELRFAEDLLQGGVAGLSVKEMRQYLEFVADQRLVMLELPKRYGAKNPFGFMDLQDVQELANFFERRVSAYQVGVEGEVTFDAAF
- a CDS encoding antitoxin Xre/MbcA/ParS toxin-binding domain-containing protein, which gives rise to MSPSSPGAPLHQRDERLVNEMVRYAHARWGPAWLQVAADAYFDGAETQPHQAHLQLFMPWVVNHWDVEGRPVREWFLEEHGTSLSQEDVEWLRGQRAVVLTLWEVLEVQPGVGLRVRDLLGQEEHFVQEVLGSQQLHPRDAVLGRVAESAGVTVFCGLYPYPLPPLAAHEVVKTVRRELRVHGNRMVSRKRLMEEDTTLGLVLLWRGEVEFLEERARLEPRLTNTDGDPFILVEDHYTFAPEARPGVMKRLAALKGAEWDEAEGEEEQCTFLKKGNAMHASWQNTVIGRARLQATTMRLETNSVRRADALRRRVEAACQGLITHQSREETEPSKLREGPRPPPEEPPTPEMQEVARDMKARHYAAWLDTKLPALQGRSPRQAVGTAAGRREVDAMLKEVENREARLPAGERMDVTGLRRELGLVP
- a CDS encoding acyl-CoA thioesterase, producing MPPSEKLEPGSITEARLVEMVFPEQTNHYGTLFGGQALALMDKAAFVVASRYARRNVVTASSEKVDFHVPVRQGQLVELYTRIVATGRTSMTVEVDLYAEDLLTGDRQLGTRGRFVFVALDAHGRPTAVPPLASTPPGA
- a CDS encoding SLATT domain-containing protein, with product MAKPPAEKPPKNLQPLKLSAVRQPQQDEDLQILYDEVMAKLEETIRWYDWHKNHNKRLASLLRGLAISLAGVASVVPIAVSMLPDSWKPERWVPIASILAALGAGCIGMDRLFGYSSSWMRYVTAMLNLQAQRELLQFNWTRRALEARLGGGTKSDRLTADLNLLYNARLSINQVIKEETLEWVVRFSGALQDFEKSAVAQRTSMADFGHSLMARQGSLKVQIAGFDQLESHQCELQLGDASIETHHGATKAFPHVAPGQHVLRVSAQRDGKRVSSEEIVTILPGETSTVTVTLV
- a CDS encoding DMT family transporter: MNAQPRKVADGFALQLMIVLCLVWGVQQALIKLAAPDIAPIMQAVGRSGIASVLVGLLMCWRGGWEGLRQGTLPAGMLAGALFALEFLMIAQGLKYTSASHMAVFLYTAPIFSALGLHLMVPSERLRPLQWLGIGICFTGIALAFGGGMSFAAVDGRMLLGDTLGVLAGMAWGFTTVVVRTSRLSEAPPTLTLFYQLFAATLLLLVVAVVMGEAGQVHLTPLGVGSVLFQGVVVSFASYFTWFWLLRRYLASNLAVLSFMTPLFGVTFGVLLLKEPLSLDFIGGAVLVLLGITLVSSEPWVRRVLSR
- a CDS encoding ribonucleoside-diphosphate reductase subunit alpha → MLNTSHIQPPSSPPPTPTTMRVRKRNGTLEVADLNKIVRAISRCCDGLRQVDAIRVATKTIAGLYDGASTQELDQLSIQTAASLTLEEPEYAKLAARLLATYIDKELSGQEVHSFSQSIAAGHRLGLVNERVAQLVATNARKLNDAIDPTRNRLFEYFGLRTVYDRYLLKHPTTRAVLETPQHFFMRIAVALGETVAEALELYRRFSLLEYVPSSPTLFNSGTQHEQLSSCFLLDSPEDDLGAIYKSYTDVAMLSKFSGGIGLAYHRVRSRGSLITSTNGHSNGIVPWLKTLDASVAAVNQGGKRKGACCVYLETWHADLEEFLELRDNTGDEARRTHNLNLANWVPDLFMKRVEADAPWSLFDPKAVPHLTDLYGEDFERAYLQAEAQGLATRSLKAREVYARMMRTLAQTGNGWMTFKDKSNKACNQTALPGRVVHLSNLCTEILEVTSHQETAVCNLGSINLARHTLTDDAGQVTFDWEKLGQTARTAVRQLDRVIDLNYYPISTAQGSNLRWRPVGLGIMGLQDVFFQMRLPFDSAEARALSRKVSEEIYFHALSASAELAAEHGAHPAFAETRAARGELQFDAWGITPEDTARWNALRERIKTGGLRNSLLIAIAPTATIASIAGCYECIEPQVSNLFKRETLSGDFLQVNRYLVEELKKLGLWNEEMRTRIKLAEGSIQGITEIPAELRAVYRTAWELPMRSLVDMAADRGAFIDQSQSLNLFMEAPNIGQLSSMYMYAWKKGLKTTYYLRSRPATRIAKATVEVPREAKPTPTEEQALACSLENPESCEACQ